One part of the Aspergillus luchuensis IFO 4308 DNA, chromosome 5, nearly complete sequence genome encodes these proteins:
- the ISU1 gene encoding putative iron-sulfur cofactor synthesis protein (Isu1) (COG:C;~EggNog:ENOG410PNQY;~InterPro:IPR002871,IPR011339;~PFAM:PF01592;~go_function: GO:0005506 - iron ion binding [Evidence IEA];~go_function: GO:0051536 - iron-sulfur cluster binding [Evidence IEA];~go_process: GO:0016226 - iron-sulfur cluster assembly [Evidence IEA]) — translation MFRRLVTVVPRSGVLSPRSVTPAVSGIQQAVRSTVVAPQQQQRRGYHEKVLDHYSNPRNVGSMAKSMDVGTGLVGAPACGDVMKLQIRVDKDSNKISDVKFKTFGCGSAIASSSYLTELVRGMTLDEAAKIRNTDIAKELCLPPVKLHCSMLAEDAIKSAISDYYTKNPRTVKTDLSGTGASIPEVQVEVEKTSSATA, via the exons ATGTTCCGTCGTCTAGTAACAGTTGTTCCTCGCTCCGGCGTCCTTTCGCCTCGCAGCGTCACCCCGGCCGTCTCCGGAATCCAGCAAGCCGTGAGGTCGACTGTTGTtgctcctcagcagcagcagcgcagaGGATACCATGAGAAAG TGTTGGACCACTACTCCAACCCAA GAAACGTCGGCTCCATGGCCAAGTCTATGGATGTTGGTACCGGTCTCGTCGGCGCCCCGGCCTGTGGCGATGTCATGAAGCTTCAGATCCGTGTCGACAAGGACAGCAACAAGATCAGCGACGTCAAGTTCAAGACTTTCGGTTGCGGTAGCGCTATCGCCAGCTCGAGTTATCTGACTGAGTTGGTTCGCGGAATGACCCTCGACGAGGCCGCTAAGATCCGTAACACCGATATTGCCAAGGAGTTGTGCTTGCCTCCTGTCAAGC TGCACTGCTCCATGCTTGCCGAAGACGCCATCAAGTCCGCCATCTCGGATTACTACACCAAGAACCCTCGCACCGTGAAGACCGATCTGTCCGGCACGGGCGCCTCTATCCCCGAGGTGCAGGTGGAGGTTGAGAAGACCAGCAGCGCTACTGCTTAA
- a CDS encoding uncharacterized protein (TransMembrane:1 (o12-31i)) yields MAGKTLGRSSGSLNAPIAAFTMALLLGSYCIKSIHTARREAQSTSSIATTTPRPTKKAESQSSWVQQALEESREGEK; encoded by the exons ATGGCCGGAAAGACACTAGGCCGATCATCGGGC TCCCTCAATGCCCCAATAGCCGCCTTCACCATGGCCCTTCTGCTTGGCTCCTACTGCATCAAATCCATCCACACCGCTCGTCGCGAGGCGCAATCCACATCAAGCATCGCAACCACGACACCCCGACCTACTAAGAAGGCAGAGTCGCAGTCTTCATGGGTACAGCAGGCACTGGAAGAGAGTCgagagggggagaagtgA
- a CDS encoding putative mitochondrial carrier protein (COG:C;~EggNog:ENOG410PIKK;~InterPro:IPR018108,IPR023395,IPR002067;~PFAM:PF00153;~TransMembrane:3 (i124-146o166-186i226-248o);~go_process: GO:0055085 - transmembrane transport [Evidence IEA]) encodes MFSEGHGPSGAASGSQEQQGTTSDSPPSSTLHVSAESPSQPTFLDRFEMLATRVPDYYITPFCGASAGVASGIVTCPLDVIKTKLQAQGGFARRRGGKAVEAKTLYRGMLGTGRVIWREDGIRGLYQGLGPMLLGYLPTWAVYLAVYDRSREYFYETTDSWWLSRGYASITAGACSTLATNPIWVIKTRLMSQSLRSSSEGYRAPWQYKNTWDAARKMYRSEGIRSFYSGLTPALLGLAHVAIQFPLYEYLKMAFTGYSIGEHPDTGSSHWVGITSATFLSKVCASTATYPHEVLRTRLQTQQRTSPAASPEEISFRGGMDHPQGHSRPPGAASSDGMPNRPRYTGIIRTCQTILREEGWRAFYSGIGTNLFRAVPAAMTTMLTYEYLKKTIGHVQHEGELKLQKLEATSDSGI; translated from the exons ATGTTCTCTGAAGGCCATGGCCCGTCGGGGGCTGCCAGCGGCTCTCAAGAGCAGCAGGGTACAACTTCGGACAGCCCGCCATCGTCTACGCTTCATGTATCGGCCGAGTCTCCGTCCCAACCTACTTTTCTGGATCGCTTCGAAATGCTTGCTACACGTGTGCCGGATTATTACATCACACCGTTTTGCGGGGCCAGTGCGGGCGTCGCCTCGGGGATCGTTACCTGTCCTCTTGATGTGATCAAGACCAAGTTGCAGGCTCAGGGTGGATTCGCGCGACGACGTGGCGGCAAGGCGGTCGAGGCTAAGACACTGTACCGGGGAATGCTGGGAACTGGACGAGTAATATGGCGGGAAGATGGCATTCGAGGCCTTTATCAAGGATTGGGTCCTATGCTCCTGGGATACCTGCCGACGTGGGCGGTCTATTTAGCGGTCTACGATCGATCTCGGGAGTATTTCTACGAAACAACAG ATAGTTGGTGGCTTTCACGAGGTTACGCCTCGATAACGGCGGGCGCTTGCTCGACACTTGCGACAAATCCGATATGGGTGATTAAGACACGACTTATGTCACAGAGCCTCCGGTCAAGCAGCGAAGGCTACCGGGCTCCGTGGCAATACAAAAATACATGGGATGCGGCCCGCAAAATGTACAGAAGTGAAGGAATTCGTTCGTTCTACTCCGGCCTGACTCCAGCGCTGCTGGGACTGGCGCATGTGGCCATTCAGTTCCCTCTCTACGAATACTTGAAGATGGCATTTACGGGCTATAGTATTGGCGAACATCCTGATACTGGCAGCTCGCACTGGGTGGGCATTACATCCGCGACATTCCTGAGTAAGGTTTGTGCCAGCACTGCGACATACCCGCATGAAGTGCTTCGGACACGACTCCAAACACAGCAGAGGACATCACCGGCGGCCTCACCCGAAGAGATTTCGTTCCGCGGCGGGATGGATCACCCCCAGGGTCATAGCAGGCCCCCGGGTGCGGCTTCGTCGGACGGGATGCCCAATCGACCCCGGTACACGGGGATTATTCGCACATGCCAGACCATTctgagagaagaaggctggcGCGCATTCTACTCTGGAATCGGCACGAACCTGTTCCGGGCAGTCCCGGCTGCGATGACTACCATGCTCACTTATGAGTACTTGAAGAAAACCATTGGACATGTGCAACATGAGGGGGAGTTgaagctgcagaagctggaggCCACATCAGACAGTGGAATCTAA
- the QCR7 gene encoding ubiquinol--cytochrome-c reductase subunit 7 (BUSCO:EOG09265G9U;~COG:C;~EggNog:ENOG410PRDI;~InterPro:IPR036544,IPR003197;~PFAM:PF02271;~go_component: GO:0005750 - mitochondrial respiratory chain complex III [Evidence IEA];~go_process: GO:0006122 - mitochondrial electron transport, ubiquinol to cytochrome c [Evidence IEA]), producing MSAPSLASYIVKRPFLKRWMMPIAQWYTDASGYRRLGLKADDLIPEENDVVQKALKRLPPKEAYDRVFRIRRAFQCSISHTLLPAAEQTKPEEDVEYLSPIIREIEKEKQEREDLDALVVRR from the exons ATGTCCGCTCCCTCCCTCGCCAGCTACATCGTCAAGCGCCCCTTCCTCAAGCGCTGGATGATGCCCATTGCCCAGTGGTACACCGATGCCTCTGGTTACAGGAGACTCGGCTTGAA GGCTGATGACCTGATCCCCGAGGAGAACGACGTCGTCCAGAAGGCCCTTAAGCGTCTCCCTCCCAAGGAGGCCTACGACCGTGTCTTCCGCATCCGCAGAGCATTCCAG TGCTCCATCTCCCACACCCTCCTTCCCGCTGCTGAGCAGACCAAGCCCGAGGAG GATGTCGAGTACCTGAGCCCCATCATCCgcgagatcgagaaggagaagcaggagcgCGAAGACCTCGACGCCCTTGTCGTCAGACGGTAG
- the alkA gene encoding DNA-3-methyladenine glycosylase II (BUSCO:EOG09264X9R;~COG:L;~EggNog:ENOG410PJVX;~InterPro:IPR011257,IPR003265;~PFAM:PF00730;~go_function: GO:0003824 - catalytic activity [Evidence IEA];~go_process: GO:0006281 - DNA repair [Evidence IEA];~go_process: GO:0006284 - base-excision repair [Evidence IEA]) — MMTLRRSARLTAASVSKNNSTTSSSSTIPHLQPRTQTKRAASRTTNGVSKTRKPAAAARGKKAQLNANPKLDQASPLTDAPTTSSSHSNNSRQSPNTTTTTTTTTNNIWDPIPTPSSRTTPPPLDRPVEPHHTNATLLTPHGSSLVAYPPGTDADASPSKTGRPRPTATTGTLLEQAAAHLIATDPRLESLIREHPCPLFTPEGLAEEIDPFRSLVSSIIGQQVSGAAAKSIRDKFVALFNTNTNDNKKDENGGTIRTSFFPTPEDIIKKDITTLRTAGLSQRKAEYIHGLSEKFANGELSARMLLNASDEELVEKLTAVRGLGKWSVEMFACFALKRIDVFSTGDLGVQYVPFFLLSVGGDGCDGWMLTCCRRGCAVFVGKDVNKLKGKGGGKFKYMPEKDMLELAAKFAPYRYVVFFDFFHRVVV; from the coding sequence ATGATGACCCTACGACGCTCCGCTCGTCTAACCGCAGCGTCAGTATCCAAGAacaacagcaccaccagcagcagcagcactatCCCACATCTGCAACCCAGAACTCAAACAAAGAGAGCAGCCAGCAGAACCACAAACGGTGTCTCAAAGACACGAaagcctgcagcagcagcaaggggCAAGAAAGCGCAGCTAAATGCGAATCCCAAGCTGGACCAAGCTTCTCCCCTCACAGATGCACcaacgacatcatcatcgcacTCAAACAACAGCAGACAATCACCtaatactaccactaccactaccaccactactaacAACATCTGGgaccccatccccacccccagcagcagaacaacccctcccccactCGACCGACCCGTCGAACCGCACCACACCAACGCAACGCTCCTAACACCCCACGGCTCATCACTAGTCGCCTACCCCCCAGGCACAGATGCAGATGCCTCCCCAAGCAAGACAGGCCGGCCCCGTCCCACCGCCACAACAGGCACGCTTCTCGAGCAAGCAGCCGCACACCTGATCGCCACAGATCCGCGCCTCGAATCGCTCATCCGCGAACATCCCTGCCCATTGTTCACGCCGGAGGGTCTAGCCGAGGAGATCGATCCGTTCCGGAGTCTCGTTAGCAGTATCATTGGACAGCAGGTGTCCGGGGCAGCGGCGAAGTCGATCAGGGATAAGTTTGTGGCGCTGTTTAATACCAACACCAATGATAATAAGAAGGATGAAAACGGTGGTACAATTAGAACAAGCTTCTTTCCCACTCCGGAAGACATCATCAAAAAGGATATCACCACGCTCCGGACAGCAGGTCTGTCCCAGCGCAAGGCGGAATACATACATGGATTATCGGAGAAGTTCGCCAACGGGGAACTGAGTGCCCGGATGTTGTTAAATGCTAGTGATGAGGAGCTCGTGGAAAAGTTGACTGCTGTGAGGGGTCTGGGTAAATGGTCTGTGGAGATGTTTGCCTGCTTTGCTCTGAAACGCATAGATGTGTTTTCCACGGGGGATTTGGGTGTACAGTATGTCCCTTTTTTCCTATTATCTGTGGGCGGTGATGGGTGTGATGGGTGGATGCTGACTTGTTGCAGGAGAGGATGTGCGGTGTTTGTGGGCAAGGATGTAAACAAGCtgaagggaaagggtggCGGTAAGTTCAAGTATATGCCTGAAAAAGATATGTTGGAGCTGGCGGCGAAGTTTGCTCCGTATAGGTATGTGGTgttctttgatttttttcATCGGGTTGTTGTCTGA
- the ecm33 gene encoding GPI-anchored protein Ecm33 (COG:S;~EggNog:ENOG410PNH7;~InterPro:IPR032675;~PFAM:PF12454;~SECRETED:SignalP(1-19)) has translation MAFIKYALPALAAAQVAMAASCGSTDSTITISSQSDLDSYATCTTLKGDVEISESASGDLTLNGVTSITGGLSCTGGSNITSFSSSSLSSIGDTFKLDGLTTLTTLSLTNLTSVGSISWTALPELQSLDFTKGVSEAGSVTITNTGLTSLDGISLKTVGTFDITENTNLKTVNVNELTNATGLINFAGNMDSLQIILPNLGTGTNMTFRNVSGVSIPSLETLSGQLGFWGNTFTNFSAANLTTTGDLVFDDNTKLNNISMPVLKTVNGGFQIARNDKLKSINFPDLKEVTGAIDFSGDFDEVSLSSLTEVKGGFNMQSTGNFSCSAFKTLRENNVIRGTYTCKASTSDPTTSDGSSGTSSSTSSSSSSSSTSSDSASVMNVANMPALGLAAVLGGLIQYAL, from the exons ATGGCTTTCATCAAATACGCCCTCCCCGCTCTTGCTGCGGCCCAGGTCGCCATGGCTGCCA GCTGTGGTAGCACCGacagcaccatcaccatctccagccagAGTGACCTTGACAGCTACGCGACCTGCACCACCCTCAAGGGTGATGTTGAGATCAGCGAGAGCGCCTCTGGTGACCTCACCCTCAACGGTGTCACCTCCATCACTGGTGGACTGAGCTGCACCGGCGGCAGCAACATCACCTccttcagctcttcctccctgAGCTCCATTGGCGACACCTTCAAGCTGGACGGTCTCActaccctcaccaccctcagcTTGACCAACCTCACCAGCGTTGGCTCCATCTCCTGGACTGCTCTCCCCGAGCTGCAGTCCCTGGACTTCACCAAGGGTGTTTCCGAGGCCGGCAgtgtcaccatcaccaacactgGTCTTACCAGCTTGGACGGTATCTCCCTTAAGACCGTCGGTACCTTCGACATCACCGAGAACACCAACCTGAAGACCGTCAACGTCAACGAGCTCACCAACGCCACTGGTCTGATCAACTTCGCTGGTAACATGGACTCCCTGCAGATTATCCTGCCCAACCTCGGTACCGGTACCAACATGACCTTCCGTAACGTCAGCGgtgtctccatcccctctctcGAGACTCTCAGCGGTCAGCTTGGTTTCTGGGGTAACACCTTCACCAACTTCAGCGCTgccaacctcaccaccactggTGACCTTGTCTTCGACGACAACACCAAGCTGAACAACATCAGCATGCCCGTCCTCAAGACCGTCAACGGTGGATTCCAGATTGCTCGCAACGACAAGCTTAAGTCCATCAACTTCCCCGACCTGAAGGAGGTCACTGGTGCCATTGACTTCAGCGGTGACTTCGACGA ggtttccctctcttccctgaCCGAGGTTAAGGGTGGCTTCAACATGCAGAGCACTGGTAACTTCAGCTGCAGCGCCTTCAAGACCCTGCGTGAGAACAACGTCATCCGTGGTACCTACACCTGCAAGGCCAGCACCTCCgaccccaccaccagcgatggATCCTCTggcacctcttcctccaccagcagcagcagcagctcttcctccaccagcagcgaCAGCGCCTCCGTCATGAACGTGGCCAACATGCCCGCTCTTGGTCTTGCTGCCGTCCTCGGTGGTCTGATCCAGTACGCTCTGTAA